A section of the Candidatus Limnocylindrales bacterium genome encodes:
- a CDS encoding glycosyltransferase family 2 protein — protein MTVADYHAAGGGPTSPTPSSMRIAVIIPCLDCAATVTSVVESVREHVADVLVVDDGSSDETSALAAAAGAEVHRHPVRRGKGCALQSGLAWARGRGFTHIFTVDGDGQHLASEMPILLDAAAGNPNAIVLGERSRDGHDISSVKLFGNRFANRWVEIASGRLFDDTQSGFRIYPVAATIALGGHARHYGYETEALIRALRSGVPVECRTVRAYYPPAAERISYYRPWIDTIRIIFIVVGLILGLRR, from the coding sequence ATGACCGTCGCTGACTACCACGCCGCCGGAGGCGGTCCAACTTCGCCGACACCGTCATCGATGCGGATTGCCGTGATCATACCGTGCCTGGATTGCGCGGCCACGGTTACGAGCGTCGTCGAGAGTGTTCGCGAGCATGTTGCCGACGTTCTCGTCGTCGACGACGGTTCGAGCGACGAGACTTCGGCGCTCGCCGCAGCCGCGGGCGCCGAAGTGCACCGCCATCCGGTGCGTCGCGGCAAAGGCTGCGCGCTGCAGTCGGGCCTTGCCTGGGCGCGCGGACGCGGCTTTACGCACATCTTCACGGTCGACGGCGACGGGCAGCACCTTGCGAGCGAGATGCCGATCCTGCTCGACGCCGCCGCCGGCAATCCGAACGCGATCGTGCTCGGCGAGCGCAGCCGCGACGGGCACGACATCTCGTCGGTCAAGCTGTTCGGGAACCGCTTCGCGAATCGCTGGGTCGAGATCGCCAGCGGGCGGCTGTTCGATGACACGCAGTCGGGGTTTCGCATCTATCCGGTCGCCGCAACGATCGCGCTCGGCGGCCACGCACGCCACTACGGCTACGAAACCGAAGCGCTGATCCGCGCGCTGCGCAGCGGCGTGCCGGTCGAGTGCCGCACCGTGCGCGCGTATTACCCACCGGCAGCCGAGCGCATCAGCTACTACCGTCCGTGGATCGACACGATCCGGATCATCTTCATCGTGGTCGGGCTGATTCTGGGCCTTCGGCGCTAG
- a CDS encoding DUF3261 domain-containing protein, protein MRAQLAAHGGPHHLGAVRINPVRPVRIFDHWRCRTSAGLRGPQRWPLAAALIALSVGACGCTLVGELMQTKVRDCEGFDVPLTTLFGTSRKQLHVRVVARHVDSDFAFVTESAPESFVMIGFTPLGTKSFTLVRRGDNVDVQTLMSAAQRVPPKNVMSDVLAMSIPSACSPSQDGVFATPVGDWQVSDNCKDGRPLDRSIAKKTNAAGQKPDVEVTYQGDAIMVRQNTCKYLARYVLETAPVAAATALAEVAPAKTAAPSPAAPAASVAPAPATAPLPAAPSTPRVTNAPAAKPLPPALPPIPAPAAAQRVPAGVPPAPPAQATPAPAAAVTPAPPAAPAADSTTTPQAAPTKIIPRTTKSLGAWWQKKKTSTPGEAQPTETPPPAAASPAPASSQPAGATP, encoded by the coding sequence ATGCGCGCTCAACTTGCTGCGCATGGCGGTCCTCATCATCTTGGCGCCGTGCGCATCAACCCCGTTCGGCCCGTTCGGATTTTCGATCATTGGCGATGCCGGACGTCCGCCGGTCTCCGCGGCCCGCAGCGATGGCCGCTGGCCGCCGCGCTGATCGCGCTGTCCGTCGGTGCGTGCGGCTGCACGCTCGTCGGCGAGCTGATGCAGACCAAGGTGCGGGACTGCGAGGGCTTCGACGTTCCGCTGACCACGCTGTTCGGAACGTCGCGCAAGCAGCTGCACGTGCGCGTCGTCGCCCGCCACGTCGACAGCGACTTCGCTTTCGTCACCGAGAGCGCGCCCGAATCGTTCGTGATGATCGGCTTCACGCCTCTCGGCACCAAGTCGTTCACGCTCGTGCGCCGCGGCGACAACGTCGACGTGCAGACGCTGATGAGCGCCGCGCAGCGCGTGCCGCCGAAGAACGTGATGTCCGACGTGCTCGCGATGTCGATTCCAAGCGCGTGCTCGCCGAGCCAGGACGGGGTCTTCGCGACACCGGTCGGCGACTGGCAGGTCAGCGACAACTGCAAGGACGGCCGTCCGCTCGACCGCAGCATTGCGAAGAAGACCAACGCTGCCGGCCAGAAACCCGACGTTGAGGTCACCTATCAGGGCGACGCGATCATGGTGCGCCAGAACACGTGCAAGTATCTCGCGCGCTACGTGCTCGAGACCGCGCCGGTCGCGGCGGCTACGGCTCTTGCGGAAGTCGCGCCGGCAAAGACCGCTGCGCCGTCGCCGGCAGCTCCGGCGGCGAGCGTTGCGCCTGCGCCTGCGACTGCGCCGCTGCCCGCAGCGCCGTCGACTCCTCGAGTCACCAACGCGCCTGCGGCGAAGCCGCTGCCACCGGCACTGCCGCCGATTCCTGCACCGGCGGCAGCTCAAAGAGTGCCAGCAGGCGTGCCGCCCGCGCCGCCGGCTCAAGCAACGCCGGCGCCTGCAGCTGCCGTCACGCCCGCGCCGCCCGCAGCACCCGCGGCGGATTCGACGACGACGCCGCAGGCCGCACCGACGAAGATCATCCCGCGCACGACAAAGTCGCTCGGAGCATGGTGGCAAAAAAAGAAGACTTCGACGCCGGGCGAAGCGCAGCCAACGGAAACGCCGCCGCCCGCTGCGGCTTCGCCGGCACCGGCTTCATCGCAGCCAGCGGGCGCGACGCCGTAA